From a region of the Phaseolus vulgaris cultivar G19833 chromosome 6, P. vulgaris v2.0, whole genome shotgun sequence genome:
- the LOC137831168 gene encoding probable disease resistance protein At4g27220 — protein sequence MKAAVVVHQLGNLISNRSILENLKAELKDLQDQKKRVQVNLILHYEKLQTQREWLKRVDEILEQGDRFLNDYEGKSTCTNFLLRYKVGKQSRKMQQVISQLIEEGNSHLSAARDYERPKSRDDTIEDIMKALKNPSIQAVGVWGLGGIGTTPLAKHIREKAKEQKLFTAVVVITVTDKSNQEQVQKAIADELGVQLTNGESLVKRRNKLRQRIKMEQNCLIIVDDTWGELDPQEFDLEEFGVPPGNEHAGCKLLLTSRNMNFIQNLKGASKLKVFQLEALQKEEAQMLFQKMVGGVVEDQESSIVEEIVRSCEGSTSLIYAIAKALENKGPDALMQLKENTSPTKLLSFCLEQNEELKSLLLLLTIRGRRFINTYSIYIDMWAGVLKNLETTDSARKKRDSLISDLKAYGLVVENEKDWVRVDDYIWHTANRMDQQDRIRASMIFREWPSEEELKDLHFCNIHLVGDLQVPKRLKCPNLKHLLISRENPTIDIPDSFFEETKLLKVLDFVSFSRPNLPISFVSLKDLEAISMYQCNFGDITKVCELTNLRMLGIVESTIQQLPVQIRQLQKLLFLDLRDTHLQVIPANVLSNLTSLEELYLRNSFCNWKIEMSSSENNASLKELTDLEHLAYIEDLYVPDPQAWPVEMFFRNLRSYTIFIGDGWSRQHDGDHELKTLKLNLNRRFQSDDGIKKMLKEVQVLHLNTLSGVQNVLNDLECDGFPQLQSLFIQNNDELKCIATGSGNDPLDAFPNLESLSLSILINLKHICYGGPLTEKSFFKLRVITIEKCSEMECLFLKSMINGLPHLATLNVSQCKSIKTIVLIEGAENPPIKFPELCSLTLQGLPALISFCSSEGSSATDTPTLFHDKVSCPNLETMVIFEVSDLTTIWNEGYDAENSFWKLKNVNIKYCEKLRTVFPVNLSKNLDNLKMLEVTDCSSMTSIFTVMRQDSRIPGLQMSIPMIQINLTNLPKLDYVCVTEGFESLKKRFEKEWHAGLPGLSADARIEHERKMKKYLEEYLNM from the exons ATGAAAGCAGCAGTGGTTGTACATCAACTGGGCAACCTAATTTCCAACAGAAGCATTTTGGAGAATCTCAAAGCTGAACTCAAGGATCTGCAAGATCAAAAGAAAAGGGTGCAAGTAAATCTTATTTTGCACTATGAAAAACTCCAAACTCAAAGAGAGTGGCTAAAAAGAGTGGATGAGATTCTTGAACAAGGGGATAGATTCTTGAACGATTATGAAGGCAAAAGTACTTGCACAAATTTTTTGTTGCGGTACAAGGTTGGTAAACAATCAAGAAAGATGCAACAAGTTATTTCACAATTAATTGAAGAAGGAAATTCTCATCTATCTGCAGCAAGAGATTATGAGAGACCAAAATCAAGAGATGATACTATAGAAGATATTATGAAAGCCCTAAAGAACCCTAGTATCCAAGCAGTTGGAGTGTGGGGGCTGGGTGGTATAGGCACAACCCCATTAGCCAAACACATTAGAGAGAAAGCAAAAGAACAAAAATTGTTTACTGCAGTGGTTGTCATAACTGTAACTGATAAGTCAAATCAGGAGCAAGTTCAAAAGGCTATTGCAGATGAATTGGGAGTGCAGTTGACCAATGGAGAAAGTCTTGTgaaaagaagaaacaaattgCGTCAGAGAATAAAAATGGAGCAAAATTGTCTCATCATAGTGGATGATACGTGGGGGGAATTGGACCCACAAGAATTTGACTTAGAGGAATTTGGAGTTCCTCCGGGTAATGAACATGCAGGGTGCAAATTATTGTTGACATCAAGAAATATGAATTTCATACAAAATTTGAAGGGTGCCTCTAAGCTTAAAGTGTTTCAATTAGAAGCATTACAAAAAGAAGAGGCTCAGATGTTGTTTCAGAAGATGGTTGGAGGTGTTGTTGAAGATCAGGAAAGTTCCATTGTAGAAGAAATTGTGAGAAGTTGTGAAGGTTCCACTTCTTTAATTTATGCCATAGCAAAAGCATTAGAAAATAAGGGCCCAGATGCCTTGATGCAGTTAAAGGAAAACACCTCACCAACAAAACTATTGTCCTTTTGTCTAGAACAAAATGAGGAACTCAAATCATTGTTGTTGCTTCTTACTATTAGGGGAAGAAGGTTTATTAACACATATAGCATCTATATAGACATGTGGGCAGGTGTATTAAAAAATCTCGAAACAACAGATTCTGCAAGAAAAAAGCGTGACTCACTGATTAGTGATCTGAAGGCCTATGGTCTTGTggttgaaaatgaaaaggaCTGGGTCAGAGTAGATGACTACATATGGCATACTGCTAATCGAATGGACCAGCAGGATCGAATAAGAGCTTCAATGATTTTCAGAGAATGGCCATCTGAAGAAGAGCTAAAAGATTTACACTTCTGCAACATACATCTTGTGGGTGATTTGCAAGTTCCAAAAAGGTTAAAATGTCCAAACTTAAAACATCTTTTGATAAGTAGGGAAAATCCCACAATAGATATTCCAGATTCCTTTTTTGAGGAGACTAAACTTCTGAAAGTGCTTGATTTTGTTTCCTTTAGTCGTCCAAATCTGCCAATTAGTTTTGTTTCTTTGAAGGACCTTGAAGCAATATCCATGTATCAATGCAATTTCGGAGACATTACTAAAGTTTGTGAGCTCACAAATCTACGAATGCTTGGCATCGTTGAAAGTACGATCCAACAATTGCCTGTGCAAATTAGACAGCTTCAGAAGTTGCTATTCTTGGATTTAAGAGACACACATCTCCAAGTGATTCCAGCCAATGTCCTGTCAAACTTGACAAGCTTGGAAGAATTATATTTGAGAAACTCCTTCTGTAATTGGAAGATTGAAATGTCTTCCAGTGAAAACAACGCAAGCTTGAAAGAGCTTACAGACTTGGAACATTTGGCATATATAGAAGACTTATATGTTCCAGATCCTCAGGCATGGCCTGTGGAAATGTTCTTTAGAAATCTAAGATCATACACAATTTTCATTGGTGACGGGTGGAGCCGACAACATGATGGTGATCATGAATTGAAGACATTGAAATTGAATCTCAACAGGAGGTTTCAGTCAGATGATGGAATAAAAAAGATGCTGAAAGAAGTTCAGGTTTTGCACTTGAATACACTGAGTGGTGTCCAAAATGTTCTTAATGATTTGGAGTGTGATGGGTTTCCACAACTGCAGTCTCTCTTTATTCAAAACAATGATGAACTCAAATGCATAGCCACAGGGTCAGGTAATGATCCTCTTGATGCTTTTCCGAACTTGGAGTCACTGTCTCTCAGCATTCTTATCAATTTGAAGCACATATGCTATGGTGGTCCTTTAACTGAGAAATCTTTCTTCAAACTAAGAGTCATCACAATAGAGAAATGCAGTGAAATGGAATGTCTCTTCTTAAAATCAATGATCAATGGCCTTCCTCATCTTGCTACTTTGAATGTTTCACAGTGCAAATCCATAAAGACAATTGTGCTTATTGAAGGTGCAGAGAATCCTCCCATAAAATTTCCTGAATTATGCTCTCTAACCTTACAAGGACTCCCAGCATTAATCAGTTTCTGCTCAAGTGAAGGATCCTCTGCGACTGATACACCTACACTTTTTCATGACaag GTTTCTTGCCCTAATCTGGAGACAATGGTAATTTTCGAGGTTAGTGACTTGACAACAATATGGAATGAGGGGTATGATGCTGAAAATTCATTTTGGAAACTGAAAAACGTAAATATCAAATATTGTGAGAAATTGAGAACTGTTTTTCCCGTTAATCTTTCCAAAAATCTTGATAACTTGAAGATGTTAGAGGTAACAGATTGCAGTTCAATGACAAGCATTTTTACTGTGATGAGGCAAGATAGCAGAATACCAGGACTTCAAATGAGCATTCCAAtgattcaaataaatttaacaaatcTTCCCAAATTGGATTATGTGTGTGTTACTGAAGGATTTGAATCCTTGAAGAAAAGATTCGAGAAAGAATGGCATGCTGGCCTTCCCGGATTGTCAGCTGACGCACGTATTGAACacgaaagaaaaatgaaaaaatatttggaagaatatttaaatatgtag
- the LOC137831169 gene encoding uncharacterized protein, which yields MVNPIPYFARNIWGKWNIQGVILVSLSMQIILIFAAPFRKRSRNTLLVSLLWFTYLVADVTADFCVGLISNKYGDKDTAVSTIDDYLRAFWTPFLLLHLGGPDTITAFSLEDNELWLRHMLGLIVQVCLTGYVFLLTLPDNTLWIPTALVFMAGLIKFAERTRSLQLASLGNFRQSMVHDPDPGPNYAKLMDELKSRREAGLPAEIVTMPEISNQFLDIETEQSDAKPDNQTPDTASMNEIDNPSKQSQEKQTSNSVKSPPDTPKSVRGEEKNSSTTPKGDDVEDLLDLEVIKGAYDYFNTFKGLVVDMIFSFQERSNSRNYLLGRTAVDALRVIEVELNFIYQAFYTKTTIIKSWLGISFRFLSISSVVAALVVFIYEQKRGCEPFDVKITYILLYGAVALEVLSIVMFIFSDYSFALIYSRNSQKISDSDSGTRTGMVTSILNTIFTWVLKLKRPKWTDHKVKKPEWFNNKHYRVLERFVLFRRWSETISAFNLISYCLHKKKKWLDWVIDKIGAKEFVEQWIYEKKMPMLQMLWIFIFTELKRKAGDADDVETIQRICTSRGEWVIQEGDLSRKDLNKLMRYVERNEVTFDECLILWHIATDLLFYEEEDGNQETEEGQNENDGEKQKKKEEQNENDGEKQKKKEGQTENDDEKKKNENEVQDLEQGKHEDGEDGHIELQHFSKLLSDYMLYLLIMQPTMMSAVSGIGQKRFQDTCKEATNFFSKRKSIAAGEKIMNEQLNKRKNNGRPTLNSFISLVGEKTKDLWEKLKKVLRGTRCFGIFFKEKEEGDYSESKLKEACRQLRDVCVDYEPSAVKGDRSKSLLFDACKLAAVINGLGLNETKKWKLIAQVWVELLSYAAANCIPITHVQQLSKGGEFLSLVWLLMTHLGLAKQFQIKEGHARAKLVVSEEYEEKKEQKK from the exons ATGGTTAACCCTATCCCATATTTTGCAAGGAACATTTGGGGGAAATGGAACATTCAGGGTGTTATCCTTGTGAGTCTGAGCATGCAGATAATTCTGATCTTCGCAGCTCCTTTCAGAAAACGCTCCAGAAATACATTGTTGGTTTCGTTGCTTTGGTTCACCTACCTTGTTGCAGATGTGACTGCGGACTTCTGTGTTGGCCTCATCTCCAACAAATATGGTGATAAAGACACCGCAGTTTCCACTATCGATGACTACTTGCGTGCGTTCTGGACACCCTTTCTGCTGCTGCACTTGGGAGGCCCTGACACCATTACTGCTTTTTCTCTCGAGGACAATGAACTTTGGCTCAGGCACATGCTTGGACTCATAGTGCAG GTATGCCTAACGGGTTACGTGTTCCTCTTGACACTTCCTGACAACACGTTATGGATCCCCACAGCCCTAGTTTTCATGGCAGGGCTCATCAAATTTGCAGAAAGAACACGTTCTCTTCAACTTGCAAGTCTTGGCAACTTTCGACAATCTATGGTTCATGATCCTGATCCAGGTCCCAATTATGCAAAGCTCATGGACGAACTCAAATCTAGAAGGGAAGCAGGACTTCCAGCAGAAATAGTAACCATGCCAGAAATCTCAAATCAATTTCTGGACATTGAGACAGAACAAAGTGATGCCAAACCAGATAATCAAACCCCCGACACAGCTTCAATGAACGAAATTGATAACCCTTCCAAACAATCTCAAGAGAAACAAACATCCAATAGTGTCAAATCACCACCAGACACTCCCAAGA GTGTCCGTGGTGAAGAGAAAAATTCTTCAACAACACCTAAGGGCGATGACGTAgaagacctattggatttgGAAGTAATTAAGGGTGCTTATGACTACTTCAACACATTCAAAGGGCTCGTTGTTGACATGATCTTCAGCTTCCAGGAGCGCAGTAATAGTCGCAATTATTTGCTTGGTCGAACAGCAGTGGATGCTTTGAGAGTGATAGAGGTTGAACTCAACTTCATCTACCAAGCTTTCTACACCAAGACAACCATCATAAAGAGCTGGTTAGGGATTTCCTTTCGATTTCTGTCCATTTCTTCAGTCGTTGCAGCTTTGGTTGTTTTTATTTATGAGCAAAAGAGGGGCTGCGAACCCTTTGATGTTAAAATCACATACATTTTGTTGTATGGTGCTGTAGCCTTGGAAGTCCTGTCGATTGTCATGTTCATTTTCTCTGACTACTCATTCGCATTAATTTACTCTCGCAACTCTCAGAAAATCAGTGATTCTGATAGTGGCACTAGAACTGGCATGGTAACATCCATACTAAACACCATCTTCACATGGGTCCTCAAGCTTAAGAGACCCAAATGGACAGATCACAAGGTTAAGAAGCCAGAATGGTTTAACAATAAGCATTATAGGGTGTTGGAAAGATTCGTACTGTTTCGTAGATGGTCTGAAACCATCTCGGCATTCAACTTGATATCATATTGCTTACACAAGAAGAAAAAATGGTTGGATTGGGTGATCGACAAAATTGGAGCCAAAGAGTTTGTGGAACAATGGATATATGAGAAGAAGATGCCGATGCTTCAGATGCTTTGGATTTTTATCTTTACCGAGTTGAAAAGAAAAGCTGGGGATGCAGATGATGTTGAAACTATTCAAAGAATATGCACCTCTAGAGGTGAGTGGGTtatccaggaaggtgatctatCACGGAAAGATCTGAACAAGTTGATGCGTTATGTGGAACGCAACGAAGTCACCTTTGATGAGTGCCTAATTCTGTGGCACATTGCCACTGACCTCTTGTTCTATGAAGAGGAAGATGGGAATCAAGAAACCGAAGAGGGGCAAAACGAAAATGATGGTGAGAAGCAAAAAAAGAAAGAGGAGCAAAACGAAAATGATGGTGAGAAGCAAAAAAAGAAAGAGGGGCAAACCGAAAATGATGAtgagaagaaaaagaatgaaaatgAGGTTCAAGATCTCGAGCAAGGAAAACATGAAGATGGTGAAGATGGTCATATTGAACTGCAGCATTTTAGTAAGCTTTTGTCAGATTACATGTTGTACCTTTTGATCATGCAACCTACCATGATGTCTGCTGTTAGCGGAATTGGGCAGAAAAGGTTTCAAGACACGTGTAAAGAGGCCACAAACTTCTTTAGCAAGAGGAAAAGTATTGCTGCTGGAGAAAAAATAATGAACGAACAGCTTAATAAGAGAAAAAACAATGGGAGGCCCACATTGAATTCTTTTATCTCTCTGGTGGGAGAAAAAACAAAGGACTTGTGGGAGAAGCTTAAAAAG GTATTAAGGGGCACTCGGTGTTTTGGaatatttttcaaagaaaaagaagaggGTGATTATTCAGAGAGTAAACTCAAGGAGGCATGCAGGCAACTAAGAGATGTGTGTGTTGATTATGAACCCTCTGCTGTGAAGGGAGATAGGAGCAAATCTTTGCTATTCGATGCCTGTAAACTGGCCGCTGTTATAAACGGTTTAGGTTTAAATGAGACAAAGAAATGGAAACTGATAGCACAAGTATGGGTGGAATTATTATCATATGCAGCAGCTAATTGCATACCCATCACTCATGTCCAACAACTTAGTAAAGGTGGAGAATTCCTTTCCCTTGTTTGGCTATTGATGACTCATTTAGGTCTAGCCAAGCAGTTTCAAATCAAGGAAGGCCATGCAAGGGCAAAATTGGTTGTAAGTGAAGAATATGAGGAAAAAAAGGagcaaaaaaaataa